From Streptomyces griseorubiginosus, one genomic window encodes:
- a CDS encoding PLP-dependent aminotransferase family protein gives MDLHLDISAGDGLRAALERALRDAVREGRLAPGARLPATRRLAEELGVSRGTVKAAYDQLVAEGFLTARQGAGTEVAPLPSLDSAPVKSAARVRVPVHDLRPGSPDVGGFPAAAWVKAVRRAVASASVSAYDYGDPLGRIELRSALSEYLGRARGVVAPPERIVVTSGAVQGLALLTRVLEGGTVAMEDPGLPFHREVVRHAGGRVVPVRVDELGVEVDGLGDPAAVVVTPAHQYPTGVTLHPSRRRALTDWARARGALVVEDDYDGEFRYDRQPVGALQGMAPGQVVYLGTASKTLGPALRLGWMVLPPHLVGPVADAKLHSDHSTETIGQLALAELIRGHVYDRHVRACRLRYRRRRDRLVERLGARWRVRGIAAGLHALIEVEDEAAVLARAADAGLAVGSLREHWHAETPREGLVVGYGTPREGAYPEALEALVRVLELGHSRAPSLGLPSGPPRF, from the coding sequence GTGGACCTGCATCTAGACATCAGCGCCGGTGACGGGCTTCGGGCTGCGCTTGAACGGGCCCTTCGTGATGCCGTTCGTGAGGGACGGCTGGCTCCTGGGGCCCGGTTGCCCGCCACCCGACGGCTTGCCGAGGAACTGGGGGTTTCTCGCGGGACTGTGAAGGCGGCCTACGACCAGTTGGTCGCCGAAGGGTTTCTCACCGCTCGGCAAGGGGCCGGTACCGAGGTCGCGCCTTTGCCGTCTCTCGACAGCGCGCCCGTGAAGTCCGCCGCACGCGTGCGTGTGCCCGTGCACGACCTGCGGCCCGGCAGCCCGGACGTCGGTGGCTTTCCCGCTGCCGCCTGGGTCAAGGCCGTGCGGCGGGCTGTGGCGAGTGCGTCCGTCTCCGCGTACGACTACGGCGATCCCCTGGGGCGGATCGAGCTGCGGAGTGCCCTGTCCGAATATCTCGGGCGGGCCCGGGGGGTCGTCGCCCCGCCCGAGCGGATCGTGGTCACCTCGGGGGCCGTGCAGGGGCTCGCGCTGCTCACGCGGGTCCTGGAGGGCGGGACCGTGGCCATGGAGGACCCCGGGCTGCCCTTCCACCGGGAGGTCGTACGGCACGCCGGGGGGCGGGTGGTGCCGGTGCGGGTCGACGAGCTGGGGGTCGAGGTCGACGGACTCGGGGATCCGGCGGCCGTCGTCGTCACTCCCGCGCATCAGTATCCGACCGGGGTGACCCTGCATCCCTCGCGGCGCCGGGCGCTGACCGACTGGGCACGCGCGCGTGGGGCGCTGGTCGTCGAGGACGACTACGACGGGGAGTTCCGGTACGACCGGCAGCCCGTGGGGGCGCTCCAGGGGATGGCGCCGGGGCAGGTCGTCTACCTGGGCACGGCGTCCAAGACGCTCGGGCCCGCGCTGCGGCTCGGCTGGATGGTGCTGCCGCCGCACCTCGTCGGCCCGGTCGCCGACGCCAAGCTGCACAGCGACCACAGCACCGAGACCATCGGGCAGCTGGCCCTCGCCGAGCTGATCCGCGGTCATGTGTACGACCGCCATGTGCGCGCGTGCCGGCTCAGGTACCGACGGCGCAGGGACCGGCTCGTCGAGCGGCTCGGGGCGCGGTGGCGGGTGCGGGGGATCGCGGCCGGGCTGCACGCGCTGATCGAGGTCGAGGACGAGGCGGCGGTGCTGGCGCGGGCGGCGGACGCGGGGCTCGCCGTGGGGTCGCTGCGGGAGCACTGGCACGCGGAGACACCTCGCGAGGGGCTGGTCGTGGGGTACGGGACGCCTCGGGAGGGGGCCTATCCCGAAGCCCTTGAGGCGCTGGTCCGGGTGCTGGAATTGGGCCATTCCCGAGCACCCTCATTGGGTCTGCCGAGCGGTCCACCGCGCTTCTAG
- a CDS encoding MFS transporter, translating into MRHSLVPPAGPQRVLALAQLSNSVGDGAYYVTSALYFTHVVGLDPARVGLGLTVGWAVGSAVGVPLGRLADRRGARGTAVLLALATGLAVASFLVVRDFVPFVLAACAYASAQSGLAAARQALLAGLVSAGERTGLLAHLQATLNAGLAVGAGLGGLALHAGTRAAYLGVFAVDAVSFVGCALLLLRLPSVAPRVPRARRGPGVLRDRPYAVITLLNTVLLLRMPLLSLGIPLWIAERTAAPAWVVSALFVLNTGAVMAFQVRMARGVSGLGSATRAVRRSGWVMLAACAVFAVSAGVSPWVAVGALVVGAVLQVVAEMGQSAGSWQLSFDLAPAERVGEYQGFFGTGVTVARTLGPLVLTTLLVEWGTPGWLLLGAVTLGASYAMGPAARWAAGRGEMGGDGRGEVGGDGRGEVGGAGLVEAGATVQV; encoded by the coding sequence ATGAGGCACTCACTCGTCCCGCCCGCAGGACCTCAACGCGTCCTGGCACTGGCCCAGTTGAGCAACTCCGTCGGTGACGGCGCCTACTACGTGACGTCGGCGCTCTACTTCACGCATGTCGTCGGGCTCGACCCCGCGCGGGTGGGGCTCGGGCTGACCGTCGGCTGGGCGGTCGGGTCGGCGGTGGGGGTGCCGCTCGGCCGGCTCGCGGACCGGCGCGGGGCACGCGGTACGGCCGTGCTGCTGGCGCTGGCCACGGGGCTGGCGGTGGCGTCCTTCCTGGTGGTCCGGGACTTCGTGCCGTTCGTCCTGGCGGCCTGTGCCTACGCCTCCGCGCAGTCGGGGCTCGCCGCGGCCCGGCAGGCGCTGCTCGCGGGGCTGGTGTCCGCCGGGGAACGGACCGGGCTGCTGGCCCACCTCCAGGCGACGCTGAACGCCGGTCTCGCCGTGGGTGCGGGACTGGGCGGGCTCGCGCTGCACGCGGGGACGCGGGCGGCGTATCTCGGGGTGTTCGCGGTGGACGCGGTGAGCTTCGTGGGGTGTGCGCTGCTGTTGCTGCGGCTGCCGTCGGTGGCGCCTCGGGTGCCCCGGGCGCGGCGGGGCCCCGGTGTGCTGCGCGACCGGCCGTACGCCGTGATCACGCTGCTGAACACCGTCCTGCTGCTGCGGATGCCCCTGCTGAGCCTCGGGATCCCGCTGTGGATCGCCGAGCGGACCGCGGCTCCCGCCTGGGTGGTGTCCGCGCTGTTCGTGCTCAACACCGGGGCCGTGATGGCCTTCCAGGTGCGGATGGCCCGCGGGGTGAGCGGGCTCGGGTCGGCCACGCGCGCGGTGCGGCGGTCGGGGTGGGTCATGCTGGCCGCGTGTGCGGTGTTCGCGGTGTCGGCGGGGGTCTCGCCGTGGGTGGCCGTGGGTGCGCTGGTCGTCGGGGCGGTGCTCCAGGTGGTCGCCGAGATGGGGCAGTCGGCGGGGTCCTGGCAGCTCTCCTTCGACCTGGCTCCGGCCGAGCGGGTGGGCGAGTACCAGGGGTTCTTCGGAACCGGGGTGACGGTGGCACGGACCCTCGGCCCGCTGGTCCTCACCACGCTGCTGGTGGAGTGGGGCACGCCCGGGTGGCTGCTGCTGGGAGCGGTGACGCTGGGGGCGTCGTACGCGATGGGACCGGCTGCGCGGTGGGCGGCGGGTCGGGGGGAGATGGGTGGCGACGGTCGGGGTGAGGTGGGTGGCGACGGTCGGGGTGAGGTGGGTGGCGCGGGTCTGGTGGAGGCGGGGGCCACCGTCCAGGTGTAG
- a CDS encoding FXSXX-COOH protein translates to MDKPVTIPAEESTKKPATDERGLLVRLLAARAHNPRSDVLKRVVWQGTPDQTASRIPVAAFQSAV, encoded by the coding sequence ATGGATAAGCCCGTCACCATCCCGGCCGAAGAGTCCACGAAGAAGCCCGCCACCGACGAACGGGGCCTGCTGGTACGGCTGCTCGCGGCGCGGGCGCACAACCCCCGGTCCGACGTGCTCAAGCGGGTCGTATGGCAGGGCACCCCGGACCAGACGGCCTCGCGCATCCCGGTGGCCGCCTTCCAGTCAGCCGTCTGA
- the fxsT gene encoding FxSxx-COOH system tetratricopeptide repeat protein yields the protein MTGNRKGSVITFYSYKGGTGRTMALANVAWILAANGHRVLAVDWDLEAPGLHRFFHPFLRPSLLQATPGLVNLIDDYRREALRDLPDREPDWHRAYARVRPHALTLDWTFPEPGYLDFLSAGRRHRDYPLVGNMDWDSFYSDYGGGQFFDAMREDMERHYDFTLIDSRTGHSDLADICTVQMPGTLVVCYTLSDQSIEGAAAVARHIEELYGDKGIRVLPVAMRIDDGERDKADAGRALARERFDGLPHGMDADELAAYWGSVEIPYRPYYAYEEILAPFGDPPQVAGSMLSACERLTSVVTGGRVTSLPPLNEARRNQYLSAYTRRRPLPPSKLLLRYVSEDRMWAEWLEGVLLEAGFEVVSQDVRSMTTLEVGAESLPDGRHRVLAVVSPAFLGSRTAQAAWEAAVHSGGSAEHQPVALRVGDVRQIPYAGRGSTIDLVRLDEDTAAGTLLTGLDRPGAPQPTPRPHGVRFPDTSTSVSNVQPRYRYFTGRSTILEQVRRQFVSGPGGMRLPQVLHGLGGVGKTQLAREYANRFKPDYDLVWWVDVEQPDLVPPKLADLARRLALRTGDDVNEAALAALQALRAGRPYKRWLLVFDNVEDLDLILNRFAEETAPVPDEVYGHLLVTTRTKPGSTQVQPVEVGVFTREESVEHLTGRVPGLGEADATLVAEAVGDLPLAIEVAAAWLEATATPVGEYVEQLREQSTKVLSVKAAVDAVEYPSSVGATWNISVTRLRHESPAAARLLELCSFLSAEPISMTLIGSDAMIRALLPYDKDLRARYMLGKVTQALNRFALAKVDSTDNSLQVHRLVQAAVRDGMDARVAEETRHEVHRVLVAVRPPEDAVDDPAKWPEFEVIWPHLVPSGIHACAEEEPRQLMVDRVRYLWKRGELHLARTLGTRLHEFWSTEFADSDDRQILSLRLELANVLRSQGDYRAARELDEDTLARQRRFLDEGHPSLLITSGSVAADLRALGRFDEALRLDRRIHRGLCEIFGEDHPRTLSSADNLAVDYRLTGDSEAARRLDEDTACRRTALLGPLHPHTLISRSHYARDLRELGEYEESAGLLREVRELFGQVLHPYVPEVLRVDKSLAVSLRKAGRLAEALHLSERTWETHRRHRDRYGRSLPEELACGLNLAADLLATDPEQGARRAVRQITEVLEGYRNSFGPDHPFTMFCVHNLAICHRALGETGTAAELAEQARTALAQALGNDHPATLGAGTSLANALADLGRLEEAERGERLAVAGLRRRLGPTHPDTLAAMANLAITLRALGHDEEATELHRDAETELVRRLGETHPLSEATTEWRRIDRDLEPQQV from the coding sequence ATGACCGGGAACCGCAAGGGTTCAGTGATCACCTTCTACTCGTACAAGGGCGGCACCGGCCGGACGATGGCGCTCGCCAACGTGGCCTGGATCCTGGCCGCCAACGGACACCGGGTGCTCGCCGTCGACTGGGACCTGGAGGCCCCGGGACTGCACAGGTTCTTCCACCCGTTCCTGAGGCCCTCCTTGCTGCAGGCCACCCCTGGCCTGGTCAACCTGATAGACGACTACCGCCGTGAGGCGCTGCGCGACCTTCCCGACCGCGAGCCGGACTGGCACCGCGCCTACGCCCGGGTCCGCCCCCACGCCCTCACCCTGGACTGGACCTTCCCCGAGCCCGGCTACCTGGACTTCCTGTCGGCCGGAAGGCGCCACCGCGACTACCCGCTCGTCGGCAACATGGACTGGGACAGCTTCTACAGCGACTACGGCGGCGGGCAGTTCTTCGACGCGATGCGTGAGGACATGGAGCGGCACTACGACTTCACCCTGATCGACAGCCGGACCGGCCACAGCGACCTCGCCGACATCTGCACCGTGCAGATGCCCGGCACCCTGGTCGTCTGCTACACCCTCAGCGACCAGAGCATCGAGGGCGCCGCCGCCGTCGCCCGGCACATCGAGGAGCTCTACGGCGACAAGGGCATCCGCGTCCTGCCGGTCGCCATGCGCATCGACGACGGCGAGCGGGACAAGGCCGACGCCGGCCGGGCCCTCGCGCGCGAGCGCTTCGACGGTCTTCCCCACGGCATGGACGCCGACGAACTCGCCGCCTACTGGGGGTCGGTGGAGATCCCGTACCGCCCCTACTACGCCTACGAGGAGATCCTCGCCCCGTTCGGTGACCCGCCCCAGGTCGCCGGCTCCATGCTGAGCGCCTGCGAGCGGCTGACCTCCGTCGTCACCGGGGGCCGGGTGACCTCCCTGCCGCCCCTGAACGAAGCCAGGCGCAACCAGTACCTCTCGGCGTACACCCGGCGCCGCCCCCTGCCGCCGTCGAAGCTGTTGCTGCGGTACGTCTCCGAGGACCGGATGTGGGCGGAGTGGCTGGAGGGGGTGTTGCTCGAGGCGGGGTTCGAGGTGGTCTCCCAGGACGTACGGTCGATGACCACCCTGGAGGTCGGCGCCGAGTCGTTGCCGGACGGCCGGCACCGGGTGCTCGCCGTGGTCTCCCCCGCGTTCCTCGGCTCCCGCACCGCGCAGGCCGCCTGGGAGGCCGCCGTGCACTCGGGCGGCTCGGCCGAACACCAGCCCGTGGCGCTGCGGGTCGGGGACGTGCGGCAGATCCCGTACGCCGGCCGGGGCAGCACCATCGACCTGGTGCGCCTGGACGAGGACACCGCCGCCGGCACGCTGCTGACCGGGCTGGACCGTCCCGGTGCACCGCAGCCGACCCCCCGCCCGCACGGTGTGCGCTTCCCCGACACCAGCACGAGCGTCTCCAACGTCCAGCCCCGCTACCGGTACTTCACCGGCCGTTCGACGATCCTGGAGCAGGTGCGCCGGCAGTTCGTCTCCGGGCCCGGCGGCATGCGGCTGCCGCAGGTGCTGCACGGTCTCGGGGGCGTCGGCAAGACACAGCTCGCGCGGGAGTACGCCAACCGCTTCAAGCCCGACTACGACCTGGTGTGGTGGGTCGACGTCGAACAGCCCGACCTGGTCCCGCCCAAGCTCGCCGACCTCGCACGGCGGCTCGCCCTGCGCACCGGCGACGACGTCAACGAGGCCGCCCTGGCCGCGTTACAGGCACTCCGGGCCGGACGGCCGTACAAGAGGTGGCTGCTGGTCTTCGACAACGTGGAGGACCTGGACCTGATCCTGAACCGGTTCGCCGAGGAGACCGCGCCGGTTCCGGACGAGGTCTACGGGCATCTGCTGGTCACCACCCGCACCAAGCCCGGCTCGACCCAGGTGCAGCCGGTGGAGGTGGGGGTGTTCACGCGGGAGGAGAGCGTCGAGCACCTCACCGGGCGGGTGCCGGGGCTGGGAGAGGCGGACGCCACTCTGGTCGCCGAGGCGGTCGGCGATCTGCCGCTGGCCATCGAGGTCGCGGCGGCCTGGCTGGAGGCGACAGCGACGCCCGTCGGCGAGTACGTCGAACAGCTGCGGGAGCAGAGCACCAAGGTGCTGTCGGTGAAGGCCGCCGTCGACGCGGTGGAGTACCCGTCGTCCGTGGGTGCCACCTGGAACATCTCGGTGACCCGGCTGCGCCACGAGTCCCCGGCGGCGGCCCGGCTGCTGGAGCTGTGCAGTTTTCTGTCCGCCGAACCGATCTCGATGACCCTGATCGGCTCCGACGCCATGATCAGGGCCCTGCTGCCGTACGACAAGGACCTGCGCGCCCGCTACATGCTCGGCAAGGTCACCCAGGCGCTGAACCGGTTCGCACTGGCCAAGGTCGACTCCACCGACAACTCCCTCCAGGTGCACCGGCTGGTGCAGGCCGCGGTGCGCGACGGCATGGATGCGCGGGTGGCCGAGGAGACCCGCCACGAGGTGCACCGCGTCCTCGTCGCCGTACGGCCGCCCGAGGACGCGGTGGACGACCCCGCCAAGTGGCCCGAGTTCGAGGTGATCTGGCCACACCTCGTCCCCTCCGGAATCCATGCGTGCGCGGAGGAGGAGCCGCGGCAGCTGATGGTGGACCGCGTCCGCTACCTGTGGAAGCGCGGTGAACTGCACCTCGCCCGCACGCTGGGTACCCGGCTCCACGAGTTCTGGAGCACCGAGTTCGCGGACTCCGACGACCGGCAGATCCTCAGCCTGCGGTTGGAGCTGGCCAACGTCCTGCGCTCGCAGGGCGATTACCGGGCCGCGCGGGAGTTGGACGAGGACACGCTCGCCCGGCAGCGGAGGTTCCTCGACGAGGGCCACCCGTCCCTGCTGATCACCTCCGGCAGTGTGGCCGCGGACCTGCGGGCGCTCGGCCGCTTCGACGAGGCACTGCGTCTTGACCGGCGCATCCACCGCGGACTCTGCGAGATCTTCGGCGAGGACCACCCGCGGACCCTGAGCTCCGCCGACAACCTCGCCGTCGACTACCGCCTCACCGGGGACAGCGAGGCCGCCCGGCGGCTCGACGAGGACACGGCGTGCCGTCGTACCGCACTGTTGGGCCCGCTGCATCCGCACACCCTCATCAGCCGCAGCCACTACGCCCGCGACCTGCGCGAACTCGGCGAGTACGAGGAGTCGGCGGGGCTCCTGCGGGAGGTGCGGGAGCTGTTCGGGCAGGTGCTCCACCCGTATGTGCCGGAGGTGCTGCGGGTCGACAAGAGCCTCGCGGTGTCGCTGCGCAAGGCGGGCCGGCTCGCGGAGGCGCTGCACCTGAGCGAGCGGACCTGGGAGACCCACAGGCGCCACCGGGACCGGTACGGCCGCTCCCTTCCCGAGGAGCTGGCCTGCGGTCTCAACCTCGCCGCCGACCTTCTCGCGACCGATCCCGAGCAGGGGGCGCGGCGGGCGGTACGGCAGATCACCGAGGTACTGGAGGGGTACCGGAACTCCTTCGGGCCGGATCATCCGTTCACGATGTTCTGCGTCCACAACCTGGCGATCTGTCACCGGGCGCTCGGTGAGACCGGGACGGCCGCCGAACTGGCGGAACAGGCCCGCACCGCCCTCGCCCAGGCCCTCGGCAACGACCACCCGGCCACCCTCGGCGCGGGGACCAGCCTGGCCAACGCCCTCGCCGACCTCGGTCGACTCGAAGAGGCCGAGCGCGGGGAGCGCCTCGCCGTGGCGGGGTTGCGCAGGCGGCTCGGGCCCACCCATCCCGACACCCTCGCCGCCATGGCCAACCTCGCGATCACCCTCCGTGCCCTGGGCCACGACGAGGAGGCCACCGAGCTCCACCGGGACGCGGAGACCGAACTGGTCCGACGGCTGGGCGAGACGCATCCCCTGAGCGAGGCGACGACGGAGTGGCGCCGCATCGACCGGGATCTGGAGCCGCAGCAGGTGTGA
- a CDS encoding FxsB family cyclophane-forming radical SAM/SPASM peptide maturase, with amino-acid sequence MTGSPHPLSQFVLKMHSRCDLACDHCYVYEHADQSWRDRPAVVSDDVLEITAKRIAEHARTHRLDTVHVVLHGGEPLLAGRDKLRLAAQSLATALSGVCALDLRVHTNGVTLDEQFCELFAEFDIKVGVSLDGDRAANDLHRRYRNGHSSHTQVLRAIDLLRGPRYRHLYAGLLCTVDLRNDPVTVYDALAALAPPRIDFLLPHATWDEPPPRPGNSATPYGDWLLRVHDRWTAAGRPMGVRVLDSVLRTLRGASSLTESLGLAPVELAVIETDGALEQADSLKTAYDGAPGTGMNVTANSLDEMAVHPGIQARQQGLEGLCETCRGCPVVRSCGGGLYAHRYHSADGGSGFMNPSVYCADLKQLVTGIRDREEQRTPMPELHLDDGHFDEIAAGLGGTEAVAQLTRHELTVNRELLAAVVHESTHSATGAAAWETLAALDSEAPESVDMVLAHPYLRPWAQRVLRGGEKAGRIAMRGVAELAAAALLRAGRAGTVTVPIHAGVLRLPTLGAVAVDEATEARVTGNGDGSFTVRVQGRQHLVGPGSAADPAWLALRRFELPGWSVALEDTDPWRDQHGYPVTGRLTASAAEAWHQDLAGAWEWIQRELPAYAPGLAAGLSVVTPLRESAAGADISSAARDAFGAVAIARPGTPETLACLLVHEFQHVKLGAVFDRADLYDPACEQLFYAPWRPDSRPLEGLLQGTYAHIAVVDYWRARHRTAHGDEAYDAEVRFARWREQTAEAVDTLLASGALTPLGERFVTAMGDTVTARLSDPVSPDASTAARETAADHKERAAARRP; translated from the coding sequence ATGACCGGGTCGCCGCACCCGCTCAGCCAGTTCGTGCTGAAGATGCACAGCCGCTGTGATCTCGCCTGCGATCACTGCTACGTCTACGAGCACGCCGACCAGAGCTGGCGGGACCGCCCCGCGGTGGTCTCGGACGACGTGCTCGAGATCACCGCCAAGCGCATCGCCGAACACGCCCGCACCCACCGGCTCGACACCGTGCACGTCGTCCTGCACGGCGGGGAACCCCTCCTCGCCGGCCGGGACAAACTCCGTCTGGCGGCGCAGAGCCTGGCCACCGCCCTGTCCGGTGTCTGCGCCCTCGACCTGCGCGTCCACACCAACGGCGTCACCCTCGACGAGCAGTTCTGCGAGCTGTTCGCGGAGTTCGACATCAAGGTCGGTGTCTCCCTCGACGGCGACCGCGCCGCCAACGACCTGCACCGCCGCTACCGCAACGGCCACAGCAGTCACACCCAGGTCCTGCGCGCGATCGACCTGCTGCGCGGCCCCCGCTACCGGCACCTCTACGCCGGACTGCTCTGCACGGTCGACCTGCGCAACGACCCCGTCACCGTCTACGACGCCCTCGCCGCCCTCGCGCCGCCCCGCATCGACTTCCTGCTCCCCCACGCCACCTGGGACGAGCCCCCGCCCCGCCCCGGCAACTCGGCCACCCCGTACGGCGACTGGCTGCTGCGCGTCCACGACCGCTGGACCGCCGCCGGCCGGCCCATGGGTGTCCGGGTCCTCGACTCCGTGCTGCGCACCCTGCGCGGCGCGAGCAGCCTCACCGAGTCCCTCGGGCTGGCCCCGGTGGAACTCGCGGTCATCGAGACCGACGGCGCGCTCGAACAGGCGGACTCGCTGAAGACCGCCTACGACGGGGCGCCCGGCACCGGCATGAACGTGACGGCCAACTCCCTGGACGAGATGGCCGTCCACCCCGGCATCCAGGCCCGGCAGCAGGGCCTGGAGGGGCTGTGCGAGACGTGCCGGGGCTGCCCGGTCGTGCGCTCGTGCGGCGGCGGGCTGTACGCGCACCGCTACCACTCGGCGGACGGCGGCAGCGGGTTCATGAATCCGTCGGTCTACTGCGCCGACCTGAAACAGCTCGTCACCGGGATCCGCGACCGGGAGGAGCAGAGGACACCGATGCCCGAACTCCACCTGGACGACGGCCACTTCGACGAGATCGCCGCCGGTCTCGGCGGCACCGAGGCGGTGGCCCAGCTGACCCGGCACGAGCTGACCGTCAACCGTGAGCTCCTCGCCGCCGTCGTGCACGAGAGCACGCACAGCGCGACCGGCGCGGCGGCCTGGGAGACCCTCGCGGCCCTCGACAGCGAGGCCCCCGAATCGGTGGACATGGTCCTGGCCCACCCCTATCTGCGCCCGTGGGCCCAGCGCGTCCTGCGCGGCGGCGAGAAGGCCGGGCGGATCGCGATGCGCGGGGTGGCGGAGCTCGCCGCGGCCGCCCTGCTGCGGGCCGGACGTGCCGGAACCGTGACCGTACCGATCCACGCGGGGGTGCTGCGGCTGCCGACCCTGGGCGCGGTGGCCGTGGACGAGGCGACGGAGGCGCGGGTCACCGGGAACGGCGACGGGAGCTTCACGGTCCGGGTCCAGGGGCGCCAGCACCTCGTGGGCCCCGGGTCCGCTGCGGACCCCGCCTGGCTGGCCCTGCGCCGGTTCGAACTGCCGGGCTGGTCCGTCGCCCTGGAGGACACGGACCCCTGGAGGGACCAGCACGGCTATCCCGTGACGGGGCGGCTGACCGCCTCGGCGGCCGAGGCCTGGCACCAGGACCTCGCCGGCGCGTGGGAGTGGATCCAGCGTGAACTGCCCGCGTACGCGCCCGGACTCGCCGCGGGACTGAGCGTCGTCACCCCGCTGCGGGAGTCCGCCGCGGGAGCGGACATCAGCTCGGCGGCCCGGGACGCCTTCGGCGCGGTCGCCATCGCCCGGCCCGGCACGCCGGAAACCCTGGCGTGTCTGCTGGTCCACGAGTTCCAGCACGTCAAGCTGGGCGCCGTGTTCGATCGCGCGGACCTCTACGATCCGGCCTGCGAGCAGCTGTTCTACGCCCCCTGGCGGCCCGACTCGCGGCCGCTGGAGGGCCTGTTGCAGGGGACGTACGCACACATCGCCGTCGTCGACTACTGGCGCGCGCGCCACCGCACCGCGCACGGCGACGAGGCGTACGACGCGGAGGTCCGTTTCGCCCGTTGGCGTGAGCAGACCGCGGAAGCGGTGGACACCCTGCTCGCCTCAGGCGCCCTGACCCCGCTGGGCGAGCGCTTCGTGACAGCCATGGGCGACACCGTCACGGCCCGGCTGAGCGACCCGGTGAGCCCGGACGCCTCGACAGCGGCCCGGGAAACGGCGGCGGACCACAAGGAGCGCGCGGCCGCACGACGGCCGTGA
- a CDS encoding triphosphoribosyl-dephospho-CoA synthase — protein sequence MSSREDEALALAAVDALTGQLALAPKPGLPDPRDLGARTTGTDHGSLRWSAKALAPGLAAMAAAARRTGEPTPQLRAELGAIGRCTEHSVGLAGGGHRGALWTLGLLVAAAALDPGAAPGDLPAVAKRIAAHTDRGAPRRASRGSSVSAKYGAAGARGEARAGFPHVRRALDALAASRTAGVTEAEARLDALLTVMSTLQDTELLHTAGPLGLRRVQAGARGVLEAGGTATDAGRAALLALDTDLHTRAWSPRGSAGLLAGALFVDALAPRVSSREGSA from the coding sequence GTGAGCAGCCGCGAGGACGAGGCGCTGGCGCTGGCCGCCGTGGACGCGCTCACCGGTCAGCTGGCCCTGGCCCCCAAACCGGGCCTGCCTGATCCGCGGGACCTGGGTGCCCGCACCACCGGCACGGACCACGGCTCGCTGCGCTGGTCCGCGAAGGCGCTCGCGCCCGGCCTCGCGGCGATGGCCGCGGCCGCCCGCCGCACCGGCGAACCCACGCCCCAGCTCCGCGCGGAGCTGGGCGCGATCGGCCGCTGCACCGAGCACTCCGTGGGGCTGGCGGGCGGCGGTCACCGCGGCGCGCTGTGGACCCTGGGTCTGCTGGTCGCCGCGGCCGCCCTCGACCCGGGGGCCGCGCCGGGGGACCTGCCGGCGGTCGCCAAGAGGATCGCCGCGCACACCGACAGAGGGGCCCCGCGCCGGGCCTCCCGAGGGTCCTCGGTCTCCGCGAAGTACGGTGCCGCGGGCGCCCGTGGCGAGGCCCGCGCCGGATTCCCGCACGTACGGCGGGCGTTGGACGCGCTGGCCGCCTCCCGCACGGCGGGCGTCACCGAGGCCGAGGCCCGCCTGGACGCCCTGCTCACCGTGATGTCCACCCTCCAGGACACCGAACTCCTCCACACCGCGGGCCCCTTGGGCCTGCGGCGCGTCCAGGCGGGTGCCCGGGGCGTCCTGGAGGCGGGCGGCACCGCGACCGACGCCGGCCGCGCGGCTCTGCTCGCCCTCGACACCGACCTGCACACACGCGCATGGAGCCCCCGCGGCAGCGCCGGGCTGCTCGCGGGGGCCCTGTTCGTGGACGCCCTTGCGCCGAGGGTCAGTTCACGAGAAGGGTCTGCTTGA